TTCACTTCATCAGATAGATCCAAGAGAAGCAGAAAGATTTATTGATCCAATAAATATCACATCAGAATGAATGATATAAAATCAGAATGAATGatataaaataaagagtaagcacaataataattattattattattattattattattagaatAAAAAGGAAGTTGCTCTGACTTGCTAAGGGCATAACCCATACAAAAAGATTTATTGATTTTGACAATAGAACGGTAAACGAGAACATAAACGGGACATAACTGGTGACGAAAGATGATCAAGTCTTTGGTGCCAAGTGAATGATGAAATGGTGGCAAGGGCTTGGGGGACATCAGAGACAGTAAGCGACAAGGATAGAGGATAAAGCCCATCCTTACTTGGGCCTTGAAAGAGCAAGAAACTAATATCTAAGtcataaatttgataaaaattaggAGCTAAAACAAAAAAGACAATATTTTCTTGATTAAAGCGAGCAACACATACAAGATTTTTTCGAATTTCAGAAATAAGAAAGACattacaaaaatgaaatttagtaGGACCAAGAGTGAGAGAAACGAAACCAGTATGAATAATATTCATCGTCTTACCATTACCCAAGTAAACATTGGTTAAACCATTGTAAGGTTGAGAAGCCGAAAAATTTGAAGATGGACCGGTCATATGATGAGTGGCACGGTATCTAATAATAATTTGGGGGCGGGTGTAAAGAGTGGCAGCCAAGGCGGAAAAGGTGCGGGTCTAATAATAATTTGGTGATCCAGTCAGTTAGTTGTTAGTTTGTATACTTACTTTTATTCTATTGTAGCATATCAACATAAATACTAGATGTTGACTACCAATTAAAAATGTTCAAGGTACATGATGCCGCTACCAATGACTAAGAATGGGACCATGAACTACCTATCAAAGCTTCTACACTTTGTTGGTTTGTATAGTGCAATTGAAGAATATGTTAAAGTCGGACACAATTTTCATATGAAGGCAACCATTTTGAAGAATATGTTAACAACCGAGCACTGTAGCACTTTGGACAGTGATAGCAAGATGATAATTGAACAATATGAAAAAGATCAAAGGTGCTTTGTATTTGGTGACATCAAAAAGGTGTTGATTGCTGGTATATGTGGCAATCCTAATGAGAGGAAATATTTGGAATACGTACCACCAAAAGAGAGAACGAAGAAAACAACATTCATGTCTAGCTATTTCTCATATGTGGTTGACCGTGTTACTAAGACTAGAATTGAGGCATCCATAAAACTGCAGTTGCACAAAGATCAAATGAAGAGCGTGCAGACTTTGAAAGTTTGGTGTGTCTTTATTTCTATAACACGCTCTTGTTGTGCAAAAGTTCTACCCAAATTTCGTGGAAAATAGTGGGTATATGTGAGAacttgattcaaattcaaacatATAATTGGGCAATGGCGATGACTGAGTGTTTGAACAAATCGCTGGTACACATTAATAAACCACATTTAGTAACAGGTTGTGTTTCGGCTTTGTTGGTAAGTAGAGAGTTTGATTAAAATGTATTTGTAAGATTGCTCTGTTAAGAATATACGTCGAATTTATGCTATTTTATTTCTATTATCGATAGAGAATCTAAGCCACGCTGAGTTGTGACAAGAGGCTAGTATTTACTCAAATGAGGAAAAAATGCTAGAGAAATGTAAAGAAAAAGGCTACCGTAAAAATGGATATTAAATGGTAGTTCATCAAGATAAATCTTTGTATATGTAGTGAAATATACCtggttactttttttttttttaatttggtcgTTATAGGTATTCAAGAACTTCACAAAACATTGCCTTAGCAACTAGAGTTTTGTGCATGACTAATACTATGTATTTACAAGTGATGAGCATTTTGTACTGCCAGTTGATAAGTTACTATATAAATACTTGAGGTTTGCAAATTTAGAGTGTACCATGAGTTTGGTacgttaattaatattatattgacGCATAATGGTTGTTTAGTTCATGTAGTAATTTTAATTTAGAATTTAACACACATTTGGTAcgtaaagtttttattttgaaacGTACTCATTTGATGAAACATTATATAGTGTGCGTTTGAAATGTAACAATTATTTGATATGTCTTTGTACATTATGTCAATGAGTAATGATCATTCGGTATTACACTATTACCTAACTAGTATGTTAATTCATGTTATGTTGACACATAATGATCGTATGGTGTGAAGTCTAGACTTTTCGGTTTGACTTTCCTTGTCAACATTGTAATTGTATCTCATGCTCAATCTAGCTTTAGGCTTTTCTCTATTTATGGGTTGTGTTCACTGGGAAGAAATGTTCAAGGATGTGGCGCATTTATGttcaaaaggtttgttcatgcatgtgcatttcACGTCTTCATTCATGCTTCATTTTGACTAGCTTAGTTGTTTAGTCAAGCTTGCACGCAGATTTCTAGCAAGTTGGGCATGCAAATTGGGACATGCTCACATGAACTAACTGACAACTTTTTGCCGGTTACTAGCTTTTAGCCATGGATTTGCCCAGATTGCTTTGTGGTGTGACACGTGTTCCTTGTCCTTGCTAGCTGAAATGAAACGTCCATTTTGCATATAATTTTGGCTAGGTTTTCACTTCTTCCTTGGGGTTTTCATAATATATTGTTTAGAGagaaaagttagagagagaaagcattTATGCTTCCactttctttttcctcctcATTTATGAAACCTTAATTGCAAAACCTTAtttcatgcattaaacacccaATCATTGAAGAATAGGGTTGCATTATTTTTGTGGTTTTGCATTAAATTTGTGGTCAAATGTTCCTAGTTTCAAATCTTCAAAATAGAATTCTCGTTAGGTTCTTCCTTCAACAGTTTGATTGGACATTAGGAATTACTTACTTAAATGAAGTTAATCTTCAGTtgagaatgtattaaagataggatttgggtaattaatacctatctttaatgctttgacttttccttacCAAGGGCAGGTGAGTTATGGGCAGTCGTATTCAGCTGCATGGACCTTCAGAGGTGTGAGCTGCGCGTGGGAGTATCTGAGGAGtttgcccatttaatgaggacagtcttgtctttcttgagcaaaaATCCACGCGCCGCCTCTAGAATTTTGGgaattattttaggctccacatcTACTGCTTCTTCTCCTCTTGGTTTTATAAGCAGATAGCCAACCATCTTTTCTTCATTCCACCTCACATTTCCACTAGTCAATAATATTAAGTATAAAAGTTAGGTGATGAACCTACCATTCATgaataaaacaatttaatttcaataatattaaatataaaagtTGATTTTCAAGTGGGTACTGCTTTTATATAGGGCATTCACACTGTTTTTAcaacaaatataaaatttaatttcaatgattggctctaaatcatgaaaaataaataaataaacatgaaaACCACATGTCTACTTTCATTAATTGGTAGCGGAAGAATTTAATTTGAAGTGAAAATTGAAGGGTCGCCACCACAAGAATCATTTTCCATAAATAGtaatgaaatcaaagaaaaagaaaacacaaaaaccaaaCTGTCATACACATCAACGTAACGTGTACAGAGTACCACCGGCCCACTACCTATATACAATGACTCGATTttctcctccctccctccctcaccCCCTTTGTCTTTTGCCTGTCTCCgaggaaaccagaaaaacaATGGCTTTCTGCAGGAGGAAGGACGGATGAGTATATGAGAAGAAGTGGGCATACAGTATACGAACGCTTTGTGATGTGTGCGAGAGCGCCGCTGCCATCCTTTTCTGTGCCGCCGACGAGGCCGCCCTTTGCCGTTCCTGTGACGAGAAGGTTCTTCATTTCTTGTTTCCCTTTGCTTTTATTTATGCAAACATTGACTTTTAGTTATATGATCCTTCCAATGATTTTAGCACTAACATTTGCAAGTTTTTGGGAAATTGAATTTTGTGGGTCTGTTTTCTGATTGTTAATCTTGATTTTGATTATTGCAAGCTAAGTCACAggtggttgtttttttttagtacaaacaATACTCTACATTAAGGAGGGGGGAGGTTTAACCCCGGACGTAGTGGGTTGAAGAGGAAGGCCTAACCACTAGGGCAATCCACCACTTCTGCTATATTGGTGCCGGACAAATCATAAGAATGATTGCTTACTGCTTGAACTTGTCTGACGAGTATACGAGGTTTTGTATCAAACTATGAGTACCCAGATGATGTGGAAGTCATACTATACAATTTGGAATTGTGAAAGTGAGATTGGTAAATTTAATCAACAGTTCACATTAGTGATGAATTTTGAGATGTTTGGTTAGAGAAGTGATTGGCGATGGGTTGCTATCTGAATGTAGTGTGGTTCGAAAATCATGTGTTATACACAAGTCTGACGTTTGCTTCTTAATTTTGAAGTCTTTCTGCCATTTATGTGTATGGAAATCATGACTACCGAAGATGTTTGAATTCTTAgtcttttctttgctttgcaTAGCTCTCCTGTCAAATTGTAGTAGAAGCATGATTTTGTTCGTCTGTGTTGGAATTGCAGGTCCATCTGTGTAATAAACTTGCCAATAGACATGTACGGGTTGGGCTAGCCACACCCAGTGATGTTCCTTGCTGTGATATTTGCGAAAATGCACCTGGTATGCTAGACTTCACTGCTTTAAACTTTTAGTTTTTGTGAGCTATGTTAAACTTAAGTAGAAGAAATTTCAAGACTTATTTTCCCTTGGAAAACATACATGTAGCGTTCTTTTACTGTGAGGTAGATGGTAGTTCTCTTTGCCTGCAGTGCGATATGATTGTACATGTCGGTGGGAAAAGAACCCATGGGAGGTATCTCCTCTTCAGGCAGAGAGTTGAGGTTTGTGTCTTTCTACTGGAAGTTCGGGTTAAGGTTATATATATAGGCCTCCAGGGattaatttcttttctctcttgggGCGTTTCTCCATAGTTTTCAGGGAATAAGCTTGGCCGAGGACTTCAACCACTTGACCAAAAGAAGGTACGAAGGGACGAAAATCAGCTGCCCGATGTaaaaccaaaagagggtgaacaTAATCACAATATCTCTCCAATTGCAGTCCTAGACAACAATATTGACGGTGACTACAAGATAGACAATACATTGATTGATCTTAATACCAGGCCCCAAAGAATACGCGGGCAAGCTTCAAGTAACCAGGTAAAAATATATTTCCCCATGTTGATTTTACTATCCGGTTGGGTTCTTTAATAAGGCATTCTTGTCTTCTTATTAACAAGGCATTCTTTGTCTTCTAAACATGCAGTTTGAATGTTGTGAACTCTAGTTCTGTTCCTTTAATTATTTGCAATTATAAGCATTTTGACTAATCAAAACAACATTTATCTTGCCTTCATATTTAGGAACAGGGTGTGGGTGTTCTAAATGGCGTGAATGACGAATCTGTAAGTGTCGTTCCAGTTTGATCCTTcaaaaaatagcctgaaaaggGAGAAAGGTACAATTTGCGTATCATATTATCCTCATCCATTTGTTTTACGTTTTCAAGATCTTCTTGTATGAAGTTAAATTGCTGCTTATAGCTCAGGAAAATTCTCTAGCATTGATTTTGATGTGTTTAAATTCAGAAATGAAAAGGATTGTTCAAATCAAtggtttgcaagcacgtgcttATGTAAAATACATGGGTATTTGCATTGGATTTTTGCTTTCAGAATGCTAGAAAATGAGTGAAACTTTTCTCATATTGGGTCACTAACAAGGAGGGATATTTGGATACCAGTCCCAAAGAACGTATTTGGTTTTCAGCAACTTTAATTGCTAGCAGAAAACGATACAATTAAGACTTGCAAAGCCGCAATTTCTTCTTGGTAATGTATTTTTTTCCCCAAGAACTTGGATGATAAGTTTGAACTGAGAGATGGTTGACATTATAAGGAAATTGCACCTGTTGTACATTTGTGGGAAGGGCAGGGTTCCATTTAGTCAAATGACataaaaaaagttacaaacttTCTATAGTTTTCAAAGCAAGGTCACATAAGTTGGTGTATTATTTGAGTGGTGAGCCTTAACCCGTGTGCAGCTGTATACTTCACCGGGAAGATTCACATGACAAGATATGAATTATGCTATTCATGATGACGTAACATATACATAGATCATATGTTTGCTGTAAAAAAGTCAACTTAATAAGGGAAcccaaggagaaagaagaaaaataaaataaattagaggGGAAAGGACTTTATATATATCTGACTGCTAGTAGTCTGGTGTGATATAGGAGAAATTTTCTGTAACACATAGGCTTTATGGCTGAATCATATGTCTCTATCTCTCATCGAATTACCCTTTTTGCGTGgatttcttttcttcatttcaACTGTGATGTGAGCTCATGGCCTATCTTCGAACCGAAACTGAATATGAGCGGTCATCTTCTCCCTCCACTTTGCATTTTAGCATTACATTAAAGGTTTTCTAGAAATAAAGAGGTGGAGATTGTATTGGCTTCCCATTATACTGTGTACTCAATCGAAGAAAAGATAGTTGGGAGAAAGTTAATAACTCTGTTTATCAAATAACACATATATGCTGATATTTTTCGGTTCTTGTTTTGAAATGGGTCGAGTGTAGACATAAACAACTTGTTTAAGATCCCCAACTATTTGTATTTCTGTTTTCTGTCTGATCATGTTTTTGATCTAATGAGATTATCTTTGTTCTTTGTCATCGTTGTCCAATAAATTTACAAACCCTTCTCTTCCTCTACATTGTGGCTGCAGATGTTCTAGACAAACTACCGTTGCAGAATCTTGGTTGACGACTTATGCACTTGTATTCTTATTTGTACCTTTCTTCCGCTTTCTTTGGATCAGCATCAGTCTGTCACGTTCCTCGTGCACAGTAGATTAGATGAAACTCTTTAACTGTGTATTATCACAAGCAATGTGTTTAGCTTGAAGGAGAGAAAAGTAAGAGTCATTTGTACAGTTTGTTCAAAGTTAAGTTACCGAAATACAATGCCGCTGTTGACATTCGTCTTACTTGCACTTCGATGAcatttttatcaaatattagAAAGGAAATGTGAACTGGTTTCAATTGAATTTTTATGCTTCCCCAAAAACTCATGTGATTTGGCTTTTAAATGAGAACTTAATCAGGATTACTTATATAGTTTATGTGTATGCATAAAGGCGATCCAAGGAGGGAGAAAACTTTTCCTATACCCGTTGCATGAAATGGGGGTCTAATGTTCTCTACATCAGGTGCTACTCATATAACCATGAATGTGGAACACCCGTTTCGTACAACATTTTCAAGAAACAGTAGTTGAAGACATCCCTGAGAAACACATGGTGGGGATGTATTAATGTAGTCTACTGATTCGAACTCGGGTCATCTTGATAGATTTTGATGTAGTCTAATGATTCGAACCATGTTATCAGATTGAGAGAAATCGCTGAAACATTTCCAAGTTTTTTCCAGACAAATAGCTATATGCTTCGAAGGATCAAGCTGACGGATTTCCGAAAAATTTATGCCTGAAAGTAGCAAAATTTTCGGGGTTCAGGTTAACTTATGAACCGAAGATGCAAACTTCAAGCATGAAAATATCTGATTGAATAACTACCGGCCAACTAACTCATCATCAAGAAGCTTATTAAGTTGCTGAAAAGTACATAAAATGTTCATCAACAAAAATAGTCTTTCATGGTTATAAGGCATTACACACATAAGAGATCCATGTCTCCTTCCTCCATTAACATCAACAACATCACCATCTGCTATTTGTTCTTCATCATCTACAGCGTCGGTTCAAATTACTTAGTACACATAGCCCTTGACGAACAATTCCTTCTTTGCCTCCTCGGACTCTCCTTCTCCAGTGTACTTGCCAAGCTGTGCGAGTGAGTTGGCCTTGGCACGGATGAGCAGAGCATCCTGAGCTGCCTTCACGTTCTCGGGTCTGCCTCCCCATATCTTCAAACAGGTGTTTTGGAGAGCTCTGGCGTAGGAGAACGACACGTGCCATGGGTTTGGCGATTGGTTCATCGCGTTCAAGTTCAGGGTTGCCTCGACCTCAGATTGTCCACCAGACAAAAACTGCGCAACAAACACAATTTCATCATCAGTACATGATATATTCTcgtcacaaaaaagaaaaaaaacaattagtATCAAGTTTTTCGAACACTTGCCATGATCCCGGGCACAGCTGGGGGGATTCTCCTGTGGAGGAGCTTGAGGGTGTAGTCCGCAACCTGTTGAGGGGTGGCTCTTTCCTTGGCCTCTGCACCAGGAGTAACCATACTTGGCTTGAGGAGGATACCCTCGAACAAGACATTGTTCTCGGCTAGGTAGAAGAAAACCTCGGCCCACACCTTCAAGGCGACTTCGAAAGTCCTTTCAATGGTGTGTTCACCGTCAAGCAAGATCTCTGGCTCAACAATTGGGACCAAACCACTGTCCTAAAGAATCAAGAAGCAAGCACTTTCTCAATCAAAAAACACATCCTAACTAGAGACAAAACAAACCCCTGCGGTCTAAGTAGCAACTTAATAGCAATTAGTCAATCAAATATGAAATCAACTTGCATAGCATATCAGTTCTCTTACTTGTGCAATGGAAGCGTAGCGAGCGAGACCCCATGCTGCTTCCTTTACTGCAAGAGCTGATGGGCCATTGGGGATGCTCACAACGGTACGCCTAGTTCATCAAGTTGGTAATTACGTTACATTTTACTGTCATCAATCTAGCTTATGGAGCTAGAATTAGTTGCCAAAATAACATGGGGAATTCAGATTTGATCCGTACCATTTGGCGAAACGAGCTCCCTGCTGGTAGTAGGCAGCTGTGCGAGAGGCAAGACCATCAAGACCTTGGCACCAGGACTCATCGTTGGAACCAGTTAGGGGCACCAAACCCTGTTTTTGTCATAATCAGAACATGCAGCTACCATAATTTTATGTACAAATACTATGCTTACAGAAGAGTATGCTTGCAGCTTGCTTTGGTATGTAAATTTTTGCATTTCAGTCAGCTGACCTTGTCGACTTTAATCCCGGGGACGATGCCTTGCTCAACGAGCACATCAACGATCTTCTTTCCATCAACAGTGGATTGGTAGAGAGTCTCCTCAAAGAGAATGGCACCTGAAACGTACTGGCCAAGGCCAGGGGCGCTCACAAGGAGGGTACGGTAGGCTTGGCGGTTGGCCTCAGTGTTCTCTAGCCCGATTGAGGCAAGACGCTTGCCACAGGTTGCATTGGACTCATCCATGGCCAAGATTCCACGGCCTGGGGATGCAACAGTTTTCTGTACCGACAACCAAACCCACACCTCATCAAATTCAAACCTCAACAGGCAAAGGTGCAAGTTAAAGATAACTAAACGGTTTAGGATGTTATGTTATCAAACTGTCAACTTGTTCCACATGTTCAAACAAGAATCAACCTTATCAGTAGTTCAGATTAATGGTCCATAGTAAGAAACATGTTCAATTACTATAACAAGATAGCAATTCAAGTAACATTTTCAGAGTTTCTCGCGTAAAAAATATACTTCGAGAGCGTATATTTTCGAGAGAGCATAAGTAAATAGTTCAAGTCATATATGGTAACTAAAACGTTGTAAAACTTACAGCAGTCTTAACAAGCTCATCAGCATAGGAACCGGCACGAATGGTTAGACCGGTTGGGGCAGTGGGTAGGCATCTGACGACCGAGGAGGCGGAAGGCTGGCGGAGGGTCTGGCCCTTCACCCACTCAGACTTGTCGAGAACCGGAGAAGACTTGAGGAAAGATGCAGAAGCCATCGTTAGCTGTAAAGAGTAGCAGCCTTGTGAGAGAGA
This genomic stretch from Pyrus communis chromosome 2, drPyrComm1.1, whole genome shotgun sequence harbors:
- the LOC137726134 gene encoding fructose-bisphosphate aldolase 1, chloroplastic-like, with product MASASFLKSSPVLDKSEWVKGQTLRQPSASSVVRCLPTAPTGLTIRAGSYADELVKTAKTVASPGRGILAMDESNATCGKRLASIGLENTEANRQAYRTLLVSAPGLGQYVSGAILFEETLYQSTVDGKKIVDVLVEQGIVPGIKVDKGLVPLTGSNDESWCQGLDGLASRTAAYYQQGARFAKWRTVVSIPNGPSALAVKEAAWGLARYASIAQDSGLVPIVEPEILLDGEHTIERTFEVALKVWAEVFFYLAENNVLFEGILLKPSMVTPGAEAKERATPQQVADYTLKLLHRRIPPAVPGIMFLSGGQSEVEATLNLNAMNQSPNPWHVSFSYARALQNTCLKIWGGRPENVKAAQDALLIRAKANSLAQLGKYTGEGESEEAKKELFVKGYVY